In one Tachysurus vachellii isolate PV-2020 chromosome 24, HZAU_Pvac_v1, whole genome shotgun sequence genomic region, the following are encoded:
- the u2af1 gene encoding splicing factor U2AF 35 kDa subunit: MAEYLASIFGTEKDKVNCSFYFKIGACRHGDRCSRLHNKPTFSQTILIQNIYRNPQNSAQTADASRCAVSDVEMQEHYDEFFEEVFTEMEEKYGEVEEMNVCDNLGDHLVGNVYVKFRHEEDAEKAVMDLNNRWFNGQPIHAELSPVTDFREACCRQYEMGECTRGGFCNFMHLKPISRELRRELYGRRRKRHRSRSRSRERRSRSRDRGRRDRERRRSRDRERYGRF; encoded by the exons ATGGCGGAGTACCTAGCGTCCATTTTTGGTACAGAGAAAGACAA GGTCAACTGCTCCTTCTACTTTAAGATTGGAGCATGTCGACATGGAGATCGCTGCTCCCGACTCCATAATAAACCAACTTTCAGCCAG ACCATCTTGATCCAAAACATCTACCGTAACCCTCAGAACAGTGCTCAGACAGCTGATGCCTCTCGCT GTGCCGTTAGCGATGTGGAAATGCAGGAGCATTATGATGAGTTCTTTGAG gaAGTCTTCACGGAAATGGAGGAGAAGTACGGTGAGGTGGAggagatgaatgtgtgtgataaCCTGGGTGATCACCTAGTTGGCAATGTTTATGTGAAG TTCCGGCATGAGGAGGATGCAGAGAAAGCTGTGATGGACCTGAATAACCGCTGGTTTAATGGCCAGCCCATTCATGCTGAACTCTCACCGGTTACCGACTTCAGAGAAGCCTGCTGCAGGCAATATGAAATGGG GGAGTGCACTCGAGGTGGCTTCTGTAACTTTATGCACCTAAAGCCAATCTCCCGTGAGCTGCGGAGGGAACTGTACGGACGGCGTAGAAAAAG GCACCGCTCTCGGTCTCGCTCTCGTGAACGTCGCTCTCGCTCACGGGATCGTGGCCGTCGTGACCGGGAGAGGAGGAGATCAAGGGATCGTGAACGCTATGGAAGGTTTTGA
- the gemin8 gene encoding gem-associated protein 8, whose translation MESQGNMWYTHPVYSRYWQHYQQAMSWYQRHKSAYRKAIQAAYDPALYPVFPTTSGRYADWQDDETMSNVSTQAKRQLEREEENSETETESESSEESELEYDVSKMDITAELRQYFAQSDRHREELKIQQQMEAERQEAYVPADQDLHHSWRRSAEAPSDRPGERRSAEMKRLYGKDAAKIQGMETAMQLTFDRNCDRKQPKYWPVIPLNL comes from the exons ATG GAGAGTCAGGGGAACATGTGGTACACACACCCAGTCTACTCCCGGTACTGGCAGCATTACCAGCAGGCCATGAGCTGGTATCAGAGGCACAAGTCTGCGTACAGAAAGGCCATACAGGCTGCATATGACCCTGCTCTGTACCCTGTGTTTCCCACAACCTCAGGTCGCTATGCAGACTGGCAGGATGATGAGACAATGAGCAATGTCTCTACACAAGCGAAGAGACAGCTAGAGCGAGAAGAAGAAAACTCTGAGACCGAGACTGAGTCTGAGAGCTCGGAGGAAAGTGAGCTTGAATACGATGTCAGCAAAATGGACATCACTGCAGAGCTGAGGCAATACTTCGCTCAGAGTGACCGGCACAGAGAAGAACTAA AGATACAACAGCAGATGGAAGCAGAGCGTCAGGAAGCCTATGTACCGGCCGACCAGGACCTGCACCATTCTTGGCGGCGGAGTGCTGAAGCCCCATCTGACCGCCCGGGTGAAAGGAGGAGTGCTGAGATGAAGCGGCTCTATGGAAAAGATGCGGCAAAGATCCAGGGCATGGAAACGGCCATGCAGCTCACTTTTGACCGCAACTGTGACCGCAAACAGCCCAAATACTGGCCTGTAATACCATTAAACCTGTAG